The sequence TGTGATCAAGCGCGGATTTGGCAGCAACGACGACAACTCCATCTTGCGGGACGGGGTCCGCTCGGCGATTGGCCGCAATCTCGGCGCCACCACCGATCACGTGGAAGTGTTGAAGGGCCCTGCGTCGCTGATGTATGGCGCGCTGGAGCCGGGCGGGCTGATCAACGTGATCAGCAAGCAACCGCAGTTCACCCAAAGCACGACATTGACGGGCTCTGGTTTCAGTGAAGGCGGCGGGACGCTTGGGGTGGACACCACCGGACCGCTGGGTGATACCAATCTGGCTTACCGGCTGGTTGCCGAGCGCTCCCACGAGGACTACTGGCGGAATTATGGTGTTGATGAGCACACGCTTATCGCGCCATCGATCGCCTGGGTCGGCGACCGCGCCAGTTTCTCGCTTGCCTACACCTACAACGATTACGCGAGTCCCTTTGACCGCGGCACCGTATTTGTCAAAGGCCGCCCGGCCGACATCAGTTACCGCGATCGCCTGGATGAGCGCTGGGCCAAGACCGTCGGCATCAGCCAAAGCACCACCGCAAAGTTTGAGTACCAGCTCAATGACGACTGGCGAAGCCGGTTGACCTACGGCTGGACGGAGGATCGTTACAGTCTGGCGATTGCCCAGCCCAGCACCTTGAACGGCAGCAACCTGCGCCGGATCGCCAATGGCGGGCACTATGACTATGAGAGCCGCTATACCGCGCTGGACTTCATAGGCGATCAGCAGTTGCTCGGCCAGCGGCACGAGATCGTCGTCGGGGTGGACAACGAGTCGCTGGATAAATACCGCGGTAAAACCTACCGCAACGCCAACAGCTCCGCCGGCAACCTCAACATCCAGAACCCCACCTACGGCAATCTGGCTGAGCCTTCGACCGTCAGCGCAGCGCAGAGCAACGCCGAAAATAACCTGGTCACGACCTCGGCGTACTTCAAGGACAACTGGCACCTCAATGACCGCTGGATTTTGGTCTTTGGTGGTCGTCAGGAACACTGGGATCAATACAGCGATCAGGGGCTGGGCAGTTCCTACGCACCGGGTGCCGATTCCAATGGCGATAAATTTCTGCCCTTTGGCGGGATCGTTTATCAGCCGGCCGACAACGTCGCGCTCTACGCAAACTACAGCCGTTCCTTCGTGCCGAATGATGCCGACGATGCCGGCAACAGCTTCAAGCCTACCGAAGGTCGCAGCTACGAAGTCGGTATCAAATACAGCCCGGTCCAGGCCCTCAACGTGAACCTGGCCGTGTACGACATCGTCAAGAAAAACCTGGTAAACAGCGTGCTGCAGAGCAACGGCGACAGCATTGACGAGGCGGTAGGGAAGGCCCGCTCGCGAGGGGTCGAGCTGGATGTGACCGGAGAGATAGCGCGTAACTGGAGCATCATCGGCACCTACGCCTATGACCACACGGAGGTGCTGAAAAACGCAGAATCCCCCGAGCAGGAAGGCAACCGTTTGCCCAATGCGCCGATGCACACCGCGAGCCTGTACCTCAGTCACCAACTCGGGCTGCCTGCCGAAACCGGCAAGTGGCATGTCGGTGCAGGTGCCCGATACGTCGGAGAGCGGCCGGGCGACGACGCCAATAGCTTCTGGCTGGACAGCTACACGACGGCCGATGCCTTTGTGCGCTGGGATTTACCCACCCATGACTACAAGACCAGTCTGCAGCTGAACATCGACAACCTGTTCAACAAGGAATACTACCCGGCCACCACGGGCAGCAGCACGCTCCAGGTGGAAGAGGGTGCGCTCCGAACCGCGCGACTTACGGCCAGCGTTACGTTCTGATTGCAGCGACCGGTGCCGGGGAATCCGGCACCGGTCGGTCAGGATCAAGTGCCCCTCTCATGCGCCCGCAAACAGGGCCCTACAACGGTGTTTCTATTCCGTCTTCGCTGGCACTCTGAACCGCGCAATCACCGGCATGTGATCAGAAATCAACAGCGTGTCCGCCTGCCTCACCCGCGCTTCAATCTTCTTCAATTCAGGGCTGTAGAACACAAAGTCCTGCGTCCGGTCCGGACCGCTGAGGGTTGGGTCGTTGGGGAAGCGGGTGTACCACTTGCGCCGGTCCTCGCCGTTCACCTCGTCGTTGCTCGGGATCATCGGGAAGCTTTCCCACAAGCCCTGAAGCTCACTCACCGCCGAATACGGTGCGCGTTGTTCAACGGCCAGTCGCTGATATTGCCCCAGCGGCAGCAAGTTGAAGTCGCCGCCGGTGATCCACAACGTGCCGTTTTGCTCGAAGGATTGTTGCAACTGACGCACCGCCGCCACCTGTCGCTGTTGCACGTCGCTGCCTGACGCAACGCCGCTCAGGTGCGTGTTGGTCACGGCCAGGCGTCGGTCATCGCTGAGGGGGAGGTAACTGACCAGCAGCGCAGGTTGGGGTTGAAACAGTCGGCTGATGAAATTGCCGGAGGAGGAGGGCAGGTGCAGGCGTTCGGCGCTGTCGAGTTGATACCGGCTCAGCGTCGCCAGCTTGCGTCCGACGCTGCCGAAGATGTGCCGGTCCGGTACAAAGTCCGACTTCCAGTAAAACGCTTCGGTGCTGCACGGGTAGAGATCCGCGACGCGCGCCTGGAGCAGGGCGAGTTGGT comes from Pseudomonas lutea and encodes:
- a CDS encoding TonB-dependent siderophore receptor, coding for MVKRFNRIHASVLLCSALPGLATAAQTVTELAPSVIQSTRDAADGSGSYTVSEGSTASKTSTQNRDEAQTVNTVTAQTLDDYQVKDLNDAMRFVSGVSQTNTLGGTKDAVIKRGFGSNDDNSILRDGVRSAIGRNLGATTDHVEVLKGPASLMYGALEPGGLINVISKQPQFTQSTTLTGSGFSEGGGTLGVDTTGPLGDTNLAYRLVAERSHEDYWRNYGVDEHTLIAPSIAWVGDRASFSLAYTYNDYASPFDRGTVFVKGRPADISYRDRLDERWAKTVGISQSTTAKFEYQLNDDWRSRLTYGWTEDRYSLAIAQPSTLNGSNLRRIANGGHYDYESRYTALDFIGDQQLLGQRHEIVVGVDNESLDKYRGKTYRNANSSAGNLNIQNPTYGNLAEPSTVSAAQSNAENNLVTTSAYFKDNWHLNDRWILVFGGRQEHWDQYSDQGLGSSYAPGADSNGDKFLPFGGIVYQPADNVALYANYSRSFVPNDADDAGNSFKPTEGRSYEVGIKYSPVQALNVNLAVYDIVKKNLVNSVLQSNGDSIDEAVGKARSRGVELDVTGEIARNWSIIGTYAYDHTEVLKNAESPEQEGNRLPNAPMHTASLYLSHQLGLPAETGKWHVGAGARYVGERPGDDANSFWLDSYTTADAFVRWDLPTHDYKTSLQLNIDNLFNKEYYPATTGSSTLQVEEGALRTARLTASVTF
- a CDS encoding endonuclease/exonuclease/phosphatase family protein, whose amino-acid sequence is MARPVRYLLYVAVFVGLSGILLYDLTWHPARRENVAVSCNAMDAKPPVLAAGQTLKVMTWNIQYLAGKRYVFWYDLPDGNGPDERPTPEDLAYNLDEVARVIRDEQPDVLLLQEVDDGAKNTDYGNQLALLQARVADLYPCSTEAFYWKSDFVPDRHIFGSVGRKLATLSRYQLDSAERLHLPSSSGNFISRLFQPQPALLVSYLPLSDDRRLAVTNTHLSGVASGSDVQQRQVAAVRQLQQSFEQNGTLWITGGDFNLLPLGQYQRLAVEQRAPYSAVSELQGLWESFPMIPSNDEVNGEDRRKWYTRFPNDPTLSGPDRTQDFVFYSPELKKIEARVRQADTLLISDHMPVIARFRVPAKTE